From Carya illinoinensis cultivar Pawnee chromosome 5, C.illinoinensisPawnee_v1, whole genome shotgun sequence, one genomic window encodes:
- the LOC122311949 gene encoding sulfate transporter 1.3, whose amino-acid sequence MGHSTDEKHEKKEMDTRSLSSSRHPSLNMAYIHKVGVPPKQNLFKEFKATVKETFFSDDPLRPFKDQSGSRKFILGIQAIFPIFEWGRRYNLTKFRGDLIAGLTIASLCIPQDIGYAKLANLAPQYGLYSSFVPPLIYAFMGSSRDIAIGPVAVVSLLLGTLLQNEIDPTTNPTEYRRLAFTATFFAGITQATLGFFRLGFLIDFLSHAAIVGFMGGAAITIALQQLKGFLGIRKFTKKADIISVMHSVWGSVNHGWNWQTIVIGATFLSFLLFAKHIGKRNNKLFWLPAIAPLISVVLSTFFVYITHAEKNGVEIVKHIEKGINPSSVNEIYFHGEYLGKGFRIGMVAGMVALTEAIAIGRTFASMKDYQLDGNKEMVALGAMNIVGSMTSCYVATGSFSRSAVNYMAGCQTAVSNIVMSCVVILTLEFITPLFKYTPNAILSAIIISAVINLIDFQAAILIWKIDKFDFVACLGAFFGVIFLSVEIGLLIAVSISFAKILLQVTRPRTAILGKIPGTTVYRNLQQYPDATKVPGVLIVRIDSAIYFSNSNYVKERILRWLTDEEEQKKVDYQPRIQILIVEMSPVTDIDTSGIHALEELYRSLQKRDLQLILANPGPVVIDKLHASNFTNVIGEDKIFLTVADAVSSCSPKLVEEA is encoded by the exons ATGGGTCATTCAACTGACgagaaacatgaaaaaaaagagatggaTACCAGAAGCCTATCATCCTCACGCCATCCATCACTGAACATGGCATACATTCACAAGGTGGGAGTTCCCCCCAAGCAAAATCTCTTCAAGGAATTCAAAGCTACTGTGAAAGAAACATTCTTTTCAGATGATCCTTTACGTCCCTTTAAGGATCAATCTGGGTCTCGCAAATTCATTTTAGGCATCCAGGCCATTTTCCCCATATTTGAGTGGGGTAGAAGGTACAACCTAACCAAATTCAGGGGGGATCTTATTGCAGGACTCACTATTGCAAGTCTCTGCATTCCTCAG GACATTGGATACGCAAAGCTTGCAAATTTGGCTCCACAATATGGATTGT ATTCCAGCTTTGTTCCACCATTGATTTATGCCTTCATGGGTAGTTCAAGAGATATAGCCATAGGACCTGTGGCTGTGGTCTCTCTCTTGCTGGGAACCCTACTTCAAAATGAGATCGACCCCACTACAAATCCTACAGAGTATCGGCGGCTTGCATTCACAGCTACATTTTTTGCTGGAATCACTCAAGCCACCCTAGGGTTCTTCAG GTTGGGTTTCTTGATTGACTTCCTATCCCATGCTGCCATTGTCGGTTTTATGGGTGGAGCTGCCATCACTATTGCACTCCAACAGCTTAAAGGTTTTCTTGGAATAAGAAAGTTCACAAAGAAAGCTGATATTATCTCTGTAATGCACTCAGTATGGGGCTCAGTCAATCATGGA TGGAACTGGCAGACTATAGTTATTGGAGCAACCTTTTTAAGTTTTCTGCTGTTCGCTAAACACATA GGAAAAAGGAACAACAAGCTCTTCTGGTTACCTGCAATTGCCCCATTGATATCTGTTGTTCTGTCCACCTTTTTTGTGTATATAACCCATGCAGAAAAGAATGGTGTTGAAATT GTGAAACATATAGAGAAAGGTATTAATCCCTCGTCGGTTAATGAGATATATTTCCATGGTGAATATCTTGGCAAAGGTTTTAGGATTGGGATGGTGGCCGGTATGGTAGCATTGACG GAAGCCATAGCAATCGGAAGAACATTTGCTTCCATGAAAGACTATCAACTTGATGGAAACAAAGAAATGGTGGCACTAGGAGCAATGAATATTGTTGGTTCAATGACTTCCTGCTATGTTGCGACAG GTTCATTCTCACGGTCAGCTGTGAATTACATGGCTGGCTGCCAAACTGCAGTCTCCAACATTGTGATGTCTTGCGTTGTAATCCTAACCTTGGAATTCATCACACCTCTTTTCAAGTACACACCAAATGCCATTCTTTCTGCCATCATCATATCAGCTGTGATCAACCTAATTGACTTTCAGGCTGCAATCCTGATATGGAAGAttgataaatttgattttgttgCTTGTTTGGGAGCCTTCTTTGGAGTAATTTTTTTGTCTGTTGAGATAGGCCTCTTAATTGCA GTCTCAATATCCTTTGCCAAAATCCTATTACAAGTTACCAGGCCAAGGACTGCAATTCTTGGGAAGATTCCTGGGACCACTGTGTACAGAAATCTCCAACAATATCCAGATGCAACTAAAGTTCCAGGCGTTCTGATTGTGAGAATCGATTCagcaatttatttttctaactcCAATTATGTTAAGGAAAG GATATTAAGGTGGTTGACAGATgaggaagaacaaaagaaagtgGACTACCAACCAAGAATCCAAATTTTGATAGTTGAGATGTCAC cTGTTACAGACATTGACACTAGTGGCATTCATGCCTTGGAAGAACTATATAGGAGTCTCCAGAAGAGAGACCTTCAG CTCATTCTGGCGAATCCTGGGCCAGTGGTGATTGACAAGCTCCACGCTTCCAACTTTACAAACGTGATCGGCGAGGACAAAATCTTTCTCACAGTTGCAGACGCTGTCTCATCCTGTTCTCCAAAGTTGGTTGAAGAAGCTTGA